From the Streptomyces sp. NBC_01216 genome, the window TACGTCGGTACCACCGCACCGGGACGCTCTCCCCGGCCGCCTTCCTGGAGAAGTACTGGGAGGGCCCGGCCGGCACCGGCGGCTGGAAGTACCCGCCGAACGACGGCTTCGCCGAGGTAAACGGCGTCCCCGACAAGGCACCCGGGCTGCTGGCGGAGGGGGAGCGGCTGGACCGTTTCGGGTCGGAGTACGGCTCGTACCTCGCGCCGGCCGGGGACCCCTACCCCCGGCGCGCGCTGCCGCCGCAGAACCTGAACACCCGGGACGCGGCCTTCCCCTGTGACTACCACCTGTACGAGGTGACCCGGTCGTTCACCGTCTGGGAGGGATCGATCGCCCCCTGGTTCGAACAGCCGGGAGGCGGCCGTCAGATCAAGCTCGATCCACTGTTCCTCGACCCGGGCGAGGGACAGCGCCTCAACGTGAAGTGGCTGCTGGACCACGGCTATCTGGTGCGCGTCCCCGCGTGAACCGGCTGACGCTGGCCCGGGTCCTGCGCGAGGCCGGAGTACCCGGCGATCACTACCGGATCGAGGACGCCCACGAGCCGGTGCCGCCGCCGCCGGACTTCGTCTACCTGCGCAGGGAACCCGGCGGTGCGGGCTGGGAGACGGGCGTGTACGAACGGGGCACGCATCACGCGGTCGCCACGCACGCCACCGAGGCCGAGGCGTGCGCGCATCTGCGGACCCTGCTCTGACCACCGCTACCCGGCGGGCGGGACCGCCGGGTTCGCGAGCCGTACGAGTTCCAGGGCCTGGTCCGGGAACCACTGCCCGGCCGGGGGGCCGGCGGTTCCGCGCTCCGGGTCCAGCGGCCCGGCCGTCCCGCGCAGGCACGGGCCGTCCGACTCGCCAGGGGCCTTGATCCAGAGCCGCGCGTCGTGGAGCGGGTGACCGGTCGCCGTCGTGGGCGGGGCGCCGAGACCCCGGCCGGGCGGGTTGCACCAGTCCTGCGGGTCCGGGTAGCGGCCGGCCGGCGGGGTCCAGGGGCCGCGGCCGTTGCGGCCGGAGTCGGTGACGTAGTGCTTCATGCGGTCCGACGGCGTGCCTGCGTGGGCCGCCAGCCAGGCGCGGGCCCGTGCGCGGGGCACCGTGCGGTCCGGACAGTCGACGGGGTCGCCGCCGCTCTCGGCGTAGGCGAGGCAGGAGGCGATGAGGTCGCCGTACCAGCGGGTGTCCTCGTCCGTGCGGTGGTTGGAGACGTTGAGGGCGAAGCCGGTGGCACGCCCGACTCCCGCGCGGAGCAGGCGGGCGACCACCGTGGGTACGGGGTGCCACGCGGAATGTCCCGCGTCGACGTACACGCGGGTGGCGGGGAGCGGTTCGAGGGTGCCGACGGCTCCGGCGAGGGAGGCGTAGCGCTCCTCGGTGCGGGAGGCGGCGCCGCCGTCCGGGCCGCAGTCGGAGGGAAGCAGGGCGAGCCCGTCGGGTTCCAGGACGACCAGGGCCCGGCGGGTGCCGATACCGCGCGCGACGGCCTCGGTCCACACCGTGTACGCGGTCGTGGTGTCCGTGCCGCCCCGGGAGTACCGGCCGCAGTCCCGGCCGGGAACGTTGTAGAGGACGAGGACGGGGAGGCTGCCGTCCCGTTCGGCCGCGGAGACGACCCGGCGCACCTCGCGCTCGGTCGCTTCCGGGGCCGCGTCGCCGAACCAGACGGCGCGCGGCGTGTTCGCCAGGGCGAGCAGTCCGTCCGCGGACGCGTCGCCCCTGGCCGCGAGTTCGTGGTACTGCGCGAGGGCGGCCGGGCCGGGTCCGGGCGCGTACAGCCGGGGCACGGGGTCGTCGCCCGGGGCTGTCGGCCGCTCCGGCAGGAGGGCGAGCAGTCCGAGGAGTCCGAGGCAAGCGGGCAGGAGGAAGAGCGGCCTGACGCGTCGGAGCATGGGGACCGTCCTTCCCGCACACCACGGTTCCCGGGACCGTGTCAGGGTGCTTCCCGGATCTCCGGGGAGCGTCTCCCCGAGCGTCGCCGCTCCTGTCCGGGAGGGCAACCGCGCGAACGGCCGGCCCGCCGGTGGGATCCCCGTGGCGCGCCCCGCCGGACGCTCCTGCACTCCGCCCGGCGACCCGTCAGGCGACCCGTCAGGCGACGGAGCCTATGCGTCCGTCCGGGGGCCGCGGGCCGTCGTGGTGGATCGGCGTGTGGGCGCCGGTGAGTGAGACGCCCGTGCCGCCGCGGCGGTCGGCCACGATCTCGGCGGCGATCGACAGGGCCGTCTCCTCCGGGCTGCGGGCGCCGAGGTCGAGCCCTATCGGGGAGCGCAGCCGCGCGAGTTCGAGCTCGGTGACGCCGACCCCGCGCAGTCGCTCGTTGCGGTCCTCGTGGGTGCGGCGGGAGCCCATCGCACCGACATAGGCGACCGGGAGACGCAGAGCGGTCCTCAGCAGCGGCACGTCGAACTTGGCGTCGTGGGTCAGGACGCACAGCACCGTGCGGCCGTCGACCTCGGTGGACTCCAGGTAGCGGTGGGGCCATTCGACGACGATCCGGTCGGCCTCGGGGAAGCGTGCGGGCGTCGCGAAGACGGGGCGGGCGTCGCACACGGTCACGTGGTAGCCGAGGAACTTACCCACCCGCACCAGGGCCGAGGCGAAGTCGATGGCGCCGAAGACGATCATGCGCGGCGCGGGGACGGAGGATTCGACCAGGAGGGTGAGCGGACGGCCGCAGCGACTGCCGTCCTCGCCGATCTCCACGGTGCCGGTCCGGCCGGCGTCCAGCATCGCGCGGGCCTCGCCCGCCGCGTTGCGGTCCAGCTCGGGGTGGCCACCGAGCGCGCCCTCGTACGTCCCGTCCGGCCGGATCAGCAGGGCCCGTCCGAGCAGGTCGGCCGGGCCGTCGACGATCCGGGCCAGGGCCGCCGCCTCGCCCGAGACGGCGGCTTCCAGCGCGGCGGGGTAGAGCCCGCCGGACGCCGGGGTGACGAGGATGTCGATGATGCCGCCGCAGGTCAGACCGACCGCGAAGGCGTCCTCGTCGCTGTATCCGAAGCGCTCGACGACGGTCGTGCCGTCCTCCAGGGCCTGTCGGCACAGTTCGTAGACCGCGCCCTCCACACAGCCTCCGGAGACCGAGCCGATCGCCGTGCCGTCACTGTCGACGGCGAGCGCGGCGCCGGGCTGACGGGGCGCGCTCCCGCCGACGGCCACGACGGTGGCGACGGCGAACGTGCGTCCCTGCTCGACCCACCGGTGCAGCTCTTCGGCGATGTCCAGCATCTCGGTCTCCTCAGGAGGTGTGTGGAGGGCGGGGTGCGGGCGTCAGCTGACGCCCAGCCAGCTCTCGAGCGGATGGATCGCGAAGTACACGACGAAGATCGCCGTCAGGCCCCACATGAAGGCGCCCACTTCGCGTGCCTTGCCTTGCGCCACCTTGATGACGACGTAGGAGATGACACCGGCCGCGACACCCGTGGTGATGGTGTACGTGAACGGCATCAGGACCACGGTGAGGAACACCGGGATCGCGACGGAGCGGTCGCTCCAGTCGACATGCCTGGCGTTCTGCATCATCATCGCGCCGATGACGACCAGGGCGGCGGAGGCGACCTCGGCCGGCACGATCGCGGTGAGCGGGGTGAAGAAGAGGCAGGCCGCGAAGAACGCGCCGGTGACCACGGAGGCCAGACCCGTACGGGCGCCCTCTCCGACGCCGGTCGCCGACTCGACGAAGACGGTCTGGCCTGAGCCGCCGACACCGCCGCCGAGGATGCCGCCGGCTCCGTCGATGAACAGCGCCTTCGACAGGCCCGGCATGCGGCCCTGCTCGTCGGCGAGCTTTGCCTCGGAGCCGACGCCGATGATGGTGGCCATGGCGTCGAAGAAGCCGGCGAGCACCAGGGTGAAGACGATCATGGTGATCGTGATGTAGCCGACGTCGCCCCAGCCGCTGAAGGACACTTCGCCGATGAGCGAGAAGTCCGGGGCGGAGACGGCGCTGCCGTGGAGCTCCGGCGGACCGGAGAACCAGGCGCCCGCGCCCTTCTCGGGGATGTCGGCGACCGCGTTGACGACCGTGGCGATGACGGTGCCGGCGACGATGCCGATGAGGATGGCGCCGGGGATGCCGCGGGACTGGAGCGCGAAGATCAGCAGGAGGGTGACCGCGAAGATCAGGACCGGCCAGCCCGCGAGTTCACCGGCCGGGCCGAGAGTGACGGGGCCGCCGCCCGGGGCGGGGTTCTCGTGCACGAAGCCGGCCTTGACGAAGCCGATGATCGCGATGAAGAGGCCGATGCCGATGGTGATCGCGTGCTTGATCGCCAGCGGGATGGCGTTCATGATCATCTCGCGTAGGCCGGTGACCACCAGGAGGCAGATCACCGCACCGTAGGCCACACACATGGCCATCGCCTGGGGCCAGGTCATCACCGCGATGACCTGCGAGGAGAGCACACCGGAGACACTGAGGCCGGCCGCCAGGGCGAGCGGGACCTTGCCCCAGAAGCCCATCAGCAGGGTGGTCAGGGCGGCCGCCAGAGCGGTCGCGGTGATGAGCGCGGGCTGGCTGAGGACGTTGCCGTCCACGTCCTTGCCGCCGAGGATCAGAGGGTTGAGCAGGAGAATGTACGCCATCGCCATGAAGGTGGTGACGCCGCCGCGTATCTCCGTCGCGACGGAGGATCCTCTCTCCGAGATGTGAAAGTACCGGTCGAGCCAAGAGCGGCCGGCGGGGACGTTCGAGCCGGAGCCCGCGTCCTCCGAGGCGGTCTTGGGCTCCACTGACGACTGGGTCATGGGGCCTACTCCCAAGGTTCAAAGGGGCACCCGCATCGGCCGGGGAAGGTCCGAGGAACTACGGGATTTGGGATGGTGCGTTGGCTGCACGACCCGGGGGACGGCCCGAGACGAATCAGGATGAAACGGTCGAACTGATGGTGCGCGGTACTGCGGGTGGTGCTGGGGGGTACTCCGGGCGGTGGGGGCGGGGAAGTGTGACGTTCCCGGGGGCACGCACCGCCCGGAGAGTCCTACAGGGTGCCGGTGAGCGCCTCGGGGCGGACCGGCGTCTTGTTGAGTTCCAGACCCGTCGCCTGCCGGATCGCCGCGAGGACGGCCGGCGTGGACGAGAGGGTCGGGGCCTCGCCGAGTCCCCGCAGGCCGTACGGCGCGTTGGGGTCGGCGAGCTCGAGTACGTCGACCGGGATGGTCGGCGTGTCGAGGATCGTCGGGATCAGGTAGTCCGTGAAGGATGGATTGCGCACCTTCGCGGTCTTCGGGTCCACGATGATCTCTTCCATCACCGCGACGCCCAGGCCCTGGGTGGTACCACCCTGGATCTGGCCGACGACGGAGAGCATGTTGAGCGCCTTGCCCACGTCCTGGGCGGTGGCGAGCTCGATGACCTTCACCAGGCCGAGCTCGGTGTCCACCTCCACCACCGCGCGGTGCGCGGCGAAGGTGTACTGGACATGGCCGTCGCCCTGACCGGTGACCAGGTCGAACGCCTGGGTCGGGCGGTGGCGGAACTCGAGCTCGATGTCGATGCTCTCGTTCTCCAGGACGTCCGCCAGGTCGGCGAGGACCTCGCCGCCGTCGGTGACGACCTTGCCGTTCTCCAGGAGCAGCTCGGCGGTGGCCCAGGCGGGGTGGTACGAGCCGAACCTCGCCCGGCCCATCTCCAGCACCCGCTCGCGGACGGCCTCGCAGGTGTTCTTGACCGCGCCTCCGGTCATGTACGTCTGCCGGGAGGCGGACGTCGAACCGGCGGAGCCGACCTGGGTGTCGGCCGGGTGGATGGTGACCTGCGTGACACCGAGCTCCGTGCGGGCGATCTGCGCGTGGACGGTGACACCGCCCTGGCCGACCTCGGCCATGGCCGTGTGGACCATCGCCACCGGCTCGCCGTTGATGACCTCCAGCGTCACCCGCGCGGTCGAGTAGTCGTCGAAGCCCTCGGAGAAGCCGACGTTCTTGATGCCGACGGCGTAGCCGACCCCTCGGACGACGCCCTCGCCGTGCGTGGTGTTGGACAGGCCACCGGGCAGCGCGCGGACGTCCGCGCCCTCGCCGGCGGTCTCCCACTGACGCTCCGGCGGCATCGGACGGGCCTTGACCCGGCGCAGCAGCTCGGCTACCGGGGCGGGCGAGTCCACGACCTGGCCGGTCGGCATGATCGTGCCCTGCTCCATGGCGTTGAGCCGGCGGAACTCGACCGGGTCCATGCCCAGCTTCGCCGCGAGTTTGTCCATCTGCGCCTCGTAGGCGAAGCATGCCTGCACGGCGCCGAAGCCGCGCATGGCTCCGCAGGGCGGGTTGTTGGTGTAGAGCGCGACGGCCTCGATGTCGACGTCGTCGACGACGTACGGGCCGACGGACAGCGAGGAGGCGTTGCCGACGACGGCCGGGGAGGCCGAGGCGTAGGCGCCGCCGTCCAGCACGATCCGGCACCTCATGTGCGTGATCTTGCCGTCCTTGGTGGCGCCGTGTTCGTACCAGAGCTTCGCCGGGTGCCGGTGAACGTGTCCGAAGAAGGACTCGAACCGGTTGTAGACGATCTTGACGGGCTTGCCGGTACGGAGGGCCAGGAGGCAGGCGTGGATCTGCATCGACAGGTCCTCGCGGCCGCCGAAGGCTCCGCCGACGCCGGAGAGCGTCATCCGGACCTTCTCCTCGGGCAGGCCGAGGACGGGAGCGATCTGGCGCAGGTCGGAGTGCAGCCACTGGGTGGCGACGTAGAGGTCGACGCCGCCGTCCTCCGACGGCACGGCGAGGCCGGACTCCGGGCCGAGGAACGCCTGGTCCTGCATGCCGAAGACGTACTCGCCGGAGACGATCACGTCGGCGCGCGCGGCGGCCGCGTCCGCGTCGCCGCGGATGATCGGCTGGCGGTGCACGATGTTCGGGTGCGGGACGTGCCCGGCGTGGTGGTCGTCGCGGCCGGGGTGGAGCAGCGGCGCGTCGGCGGCGAGGGCTGATGCCTCGTCGGTGACGAGCGGCAGTTCCCGGTAGTCGATCCTGATCTTGGCCGCCGCGCGACGGGCGGTCTCCGGGTGGTCGGCGGCGATCAGGGCGACCGGCTCGCCGTGGTGGCGTACCCGTCCGTTGGCGAGGACGGGGGTGTCCTGGATCTCCAGGCCGTAGTTCTTCATCGCGGCGGGCAGGTCGTCGTACGTCAGCAC encodes:
- a CDS encoding NCS2 family permease; the protein is MTQSSVEPKTASEDAGSGSNVPAGRSWLDRYFHISERGSSVATEIRGGVTTFMAMAYILLLNPLILGGKDVDGNVLSQPALITATALAAALTTLLMGFWGKVPLALAAGLSVSGVLSSQVIAVMTWPQAMAMCVAYGAVICLLVVTGLREMIMNAIPLAIKHAITIGIGLFIAIIGFVKAGFVHENPAPGGGPVTLGPAGELAGWPVLIFAVTLLLIFALQSRGIPGAILIGIVAGTVIATVVNAVADIPEKGAGAWFSGPPELHGSAVSAPDFSLIGEVSFSGWGDVGYITITMIVFTLVLAGFFDAMATIIGVGSEAKLADEQGRMPGLSKALFIDGAGGILGGGVGGSGQTVFVESATGVGEGARTGLASVVTGAFFAACLFFTPLTAIVPAEVASAALVVIGAMMMQNARHVDWSDRSVAIPVFLTVVLMPFTYTITTGVAAGVISYVVIKVAQGKAREVGAFMWGLTAIFVVYFAIHPLESWLGVS
- the pucD gene encoding xanthine dehydrogenase subunit D — its product is MAQNTRGVPAGTPTNVTQNHNEGGIGESTLRPDGTLKVTGEFAYSSDMWHEDMLWGHTLRSTVAHAEIASIDISEALAMGGVHAVLTYDDLPAAMKNYGLEIQDTPVLANGRVRHHGEPVALIAADHPETARRAAAKIRIDYRELPLVTDEASALAADAPLLHPGRDDHHAGHVPHPNIVHRQPIIRGDADAAAARADVIVSGEYVFGMQDQAFLGPESGLAVPSEDGGVDLYVATQWLHSDLRQIAPVLGLPEEKVRMTLSGVGGAFGGREDLSMQIHACLLALRTGKPVKIVYNRFESFFGHVHRHPAKLWYEHGATKDGKITHMRCRIVLDGGAYASASPAVVGNASSLSVGPYVVDDVDIEAVALYTNNPPCGAMRGFGAVQACFAYEAQMDKLAAKLGMDPVEFRRLNAMEQGTIMPTGQVVDSPAPVAELLRRVKARPMPPERQWETAGEGADVRALPGGLSNTTHGEGVVRGVGYAVGIKNVGFSEGFDDYSTARVTLEVINGEPVAMVHTAMAEVGQGGVTVHAQIARTELGVTQVTIHPADTQVGSAGSTSASRQTYMTGGAVKNTCEAVRERVLEMGRARFGSYHPAWATAELLLENGKVVTDGGEVLADLADVLENESIDIELEFRHRPTQAFDLVTGQGDGHVQYTFAAHRAVVEVDTELGLVKVIELATAQDVGKALNMLSVVGQIQGGTTQGLGVAVMEEIIVDPKTAKVRNPSFTDYLIPTILDTPTIPVDVLELADPNAPYGLRGLGEAPTLSSTPAVLAAIRQATGLELNKTPVRPEALTGTL
- a CDS encoding glycoside hydrolase family 6 protein, with amino-acid sequence MLRRVRPLFLLPACLGLLGLLALLPERPTAPGDDPVPRLYAPGPGPAALAQYHELAARGDASADGLLALANTPRAVWFGDAAPEATEREVRRVVSAAERDGSLPVLVLYNVPGRDCGRYSRGGTDTTTAYTVWTEAVARGIGTRRALVVLEPDGLALLPSDCGPDGGAASRTEERYASLAGAVGTLEPLPATRVYVDAGHSAWHPVPTVVARLLRAGVGRATGFALNVSNHRTDEDTRWYGDLIASCLAYAESGGDPVDCPDRTVPRARARAWLAAHAGTPSDRMKHYVTDSGRNGRGPWTPPAGRYPDPQDWCNPPGRGLGAPPTTATGHPLHDARLWIKAPGESDGPCLRGTAGPLDPERGTAGPPAGQWFPDQALELVRLANPAVPPAG
- a CDS encoding XdhC/CoxI family protein yields the protein MLDIAEELHRWVEQGRTFAVATVVAVGGSAPRQPGAALAVDSDGTAIGSVSGGCVEGAVYELCRQALEDGTTVVERFGYSDEDAFAVGLTCGGIIDILVTPASGGLYPAALEAAVSGEAAALARIVDGPADLLGRALLIRPDGTYEGALGGHPELDRNAAGEARAMLDAGRTGTVEIGEDGSRCGRPLTLLVESSVPAPRMIVFGAIDFASALVRVGKFLGYHVTVCDARPVFATPARFPEADRIVVEWPHRYLESTEVDGRTVLCVLTHDAKFDVPLLRTALRLPVAYVGAMGSRRTHEDRNERLRGVGVTELELARLRSPIGLDLGARSPEETALSIAAEIVADRRGGTGVSLTGAHTPIHHDGPRPPDGRIGSVA
- a CDS encoding TNT domain-containing protein translates to MGVTAALATAPSAQAAPTPAPAANTTHTVRAAGAHEPCTGEFRGDPRLGPKHLPAKWQPPVGPLVRRYHRTGTLSPAAFLEKYWEGPAGTGGWKYPPNDGFAEVNGVPDKAPGLLAEGERLDRFGSEYGSYLAPAGDPYPRRALPPQNLNTRDAAFPCDYHLYEVTRSFTVWEGSIAPWFEQPGGGRQIKLDPLFLDPGEGQRLNVKWLLDHGYLVRVPA